The DNA sequence taaaatttaaataataaaaaaaagaaccggaaccggcccggaaccgctgaaaaaccggcggttagtAACCGAAActggaaccggcggttaaaccGCGACCGGATAACCGGTATCcgggccggttacggttcaagCTTTCGACGAACCGGGTttggaaccggcggtttttgaACCGTGGCCACGTCTAAGTGGAGGTACCCAGGGATACGACAGACGTCATTGGCCCCATTTTTACCTTTTATTGGCATTATTGGTAATTCTTTACTGCTGTATTCCTTCTATTCCACTATAAACAAACGACTCATGTTTTTTAGGGATCCCAACTAAAGTTAGCCATATCTTTATGTggtaaaatgaaattcaattattctctcGTACATTATTATCGTTCctattttatctctttttattcatctactttattctctctcttgcttataactctttccatttaactataaacatcattttcttaaatctcgtgcaaAAAAAGATCCAATTCTATATACCAAACACCcaattgataaaaatacatcaagaaaaagaattaagtAAACAAAAtccttaatttattaaaaaaaactaaaaactcaTTAGGTTGCCTCATAATCAACACATGTGTTAAAGAGTCGTTGGCTCAATTTAGTTCACAGCTACAACTtctgaataaaaaaaagtgttagaatgttaaaacaaaaaaaacttataaattaaattctagtGGTTTGTATTTAGATTGATGAAGATTTGATGTTGGGTCAGGTCTGCTCTTCGTCTTTCATTCTTCCTCGTCagtttcatgtttttttgggTTAAAAAATGTATACTCCATGGGCGAATTTAAAACTGATTTTCACACTAACACTAAGGAACAACTTGGtatggtggaatggaatggaggaaTGAAATGACATTCCTACctccattctattcatttgcttggtattttatttccttaagAATGACCATTCCACTTGGAATCACTATTCCATTCCCCATGGAAATAGCCATTCCTTCAATTTAGCTAAGGAATGGCATTccattctatttcattttacatttttcttattttaaattttaacaaaattatataaatattattttatattatattttgaatttaatatcttaattttataataaaattaaaattttaaaatttttaataattgaaaaaaaaatctacacacacatagcaacacactcacacacagcaaaaaaaaaaaacacacgcacacacacacacacacgcacacatagcaaaacacacacacacagcaaacACAAACTCACACACACTGACACACaacaaaaaacacacacacacagcaacACAAACTCACACACACTAACACAcagcaacacacacacacagcaaaatacacacacacaaagcAACACACATAATTTCATTGCATTTGTATTCCTTTCATTCACTAAGCACAAGAATGGAATGAGGATTACATTCCATTCCTATCTCCATTCCATTCTTttctcattccattccaccataCCAAGAAGGGCCTAACTACTCAATGTAGGGGATGTTAATCGGGCTAGTCCAGAAGCGGGTTTCAGGCCAAGCTCGGATTGCAGGTTAATCGGGTACGGTTCGGCTGGGGTAACTAAAACACCAGAAGTGGGAGGGGTTTCGCTTAAATGGAAAGCCCAAACCACAAACCTAACTTACATCTCATCTCTAAATAAGCTCCATTGTTAGAACAATGGTTCCCCAGAAATCTAAGCATAGAAAGTGGCACCATtctattctctcttcatctacTGGTGGCAGGCACCCCCAATTTAGCAACTTCTCATTGTTCGTATCAAATTATTGATTGCTAAACGAGAAGCCTAATGAACTGCATTCCTCTGTGGGGAAGCCCAATACATTCAAATAAAACCTGGCGAGTACCGGTACGACATGTTTCGCTCATCTTTAATCGAACCAAGACATAAACAAACATCTTATAATTTCACAGACTAATATGATACAGCACAATtcacttgctacataatcatAGCATAGCTCAACTAGTTCAATATCCATATCTTCCAAATCCACATAAATGCTGGAAACTTTACATACTATATGCAGCGAGGGAAGAAAGTTTGTCCAACATAGCCACCAGCCATTGCTCTCCTAGCATTAGATTCAAACATTTTCGGGTTGTCTCTCAACACAGCAGCAGCATCATGATTGAGTGGATCCTCGTGATTGGGTTCCTGTAAGCACATTTATTAGAGAGCAAAATGCTACAACAATTTCGTGTTTAATAAAAACTTGAATTTGTATACCGTGAAAAGGTGATACAACCCATAAATGATGGTGTTTATGTTCAGGACAGGTTTCCAGTCTTCTCGAAGAATGTTTAGACAGACGTTTCCATCTAAGTCAATATTGGGATGGTATACCTGTAACATTCACACGAATTGACAATAAAATTCAGATCAAAACACCTTTTGGAATAATACTATCTACAAAGTACAAGACACCAGAATCACTACCTTTGTCTTGCATTTCACCTTTGGTGCCTCATGTGGATAGATGggtgaaatttgaaatgagaAAACAAAAGTTCCACTCCTGAACACATGTTACTAGTATTAATGAAAACAAAAGTTCCACTCCATACAAGAGCAGCATTAAGTAAGCCAAATTAAGACATAACTACTTACAGATAATATCCTTCATCAGGACGAATGGTAACTTCAAAAGTCATTAGCTCGTCCTTGCCATTAGGGAATGAAATGGTGCAGGTTTTTGGCAGGTTCAGTTCACTGATGTCTAAACGAAGGAGTCAATGTTAAatgtataattgtataaaGGGACTAAAAAGGATTAAAAGCCCAAGTATATACGTTAAGGAGCCAGAGAATGCCCTCTCTAAAGTACTGGTATCATAATAGTGTAAATaagattttcatttaaaaaagcAGGCTCCAAATAGTGACTAGCTAAAAGACAAGGAGTGCAATAAATCTCGCACAAGGAAGTTATGGATATAATGACATGTCCGCACATGAAATCTGTCAGTTTCAGGCAGCAGTGGAGAACAGTTCAGGGTGAAGAACATGTGAGGAGGGAGACAGGAAACAAAAGATGCTGCACAACAGTAGTAGAAAGGGTACAAGTTCTGAAAAGCTGTAACCGGATGAAGAAGAGTTGAATATTGATCTGTAGGCATTGAATTACTATCATcaatattgaatttataatttattaaagtaCACCTTGTGTGATGGGACCTGCCGGTGGCTTAGTTTTGATTgaataacaaaaacaatttttaagtTGGTGGACTTCATTTATATTGTAATAAAGACATATGTTTAGACATAACTATTTAGGATGTGTGCGCCGGATGAATTCAAAGGAATAGTTCAAGGTGTAATTACTAATTGACAAATACAACGATGCAATAATATACATCTCCTTGAACAGAATAACATCAATTACAGAGTTTTCTTCAGTTTGACAACCTGCTCCATGTTCTACAATGATTAATCAAGTAGGatacggaggaagtatttgtTATCATTCTCGGTGTGTGTGTAGACACACTTACATAATTTTCCAATAGAACAACTAGAACCTAACAGATAcaccaataaatattattacatcCAGTACCAATtactaaatataattatagctTCAGCACATATCCATGCGCCGAATAATACGTCCACTGGCAATGACAAACCCAATTTGCAGTTAATTAAAAGTGCATAGTAGATTTAGTAGATGGACCAAACAGATTACTTTGCAAATGCTGTATCATCAGCAGAGAAGAGTCAGCCACCCCTACACACATGTGCATcttattatattaatgtgtGCAGTTGTGCAAAGGAAGAAACAGGAAGCATGTATGTCCTAATTGACAAGAACATCAAGATCTAGTAGGCTATGTGCCAGTGGTAGTATCACCAGGCACCAACAGAGAAGTACCAGTTTGCAAGTTCAAGAAAGTGATTTGGGAGGAACCTAACACAAGATGTTTTCAGGATTAGGCATCTAGCTTTAACTAAGTATAACCCTAAAGAACCTGTATTCCGGGCGCATTAAAGAACATGTTGTAAACATAACATGTGTTACATttcattaatgaaaaatatcatttcccaaaatagtagtattaggaTGTTACATCATTCATGGGCATAGAGTTCAGTAGCATGGCATGAACTAACTGAAGTCAGAAGTCCCTTTCCAATTTCCATTACATCATAATAAGGTTAGTATGTAACTGTCTTATGCAAATTGAAAATAGTTCCACAAAGAATGTTAAGGACGTGTATTTTATAGTGACAAAATTGAGAATGAAATGCCCGACTTGTGCAAATGCTATTGGCCATGGGAATATGCATCAATTCTTAGTTCTTAAGTTAACAACTTAGAGTGTCTATCTCACCAACACCCCTATGACAATATTATCATGAACTGGAGTAAAAATGAGGGAAAAGGGGCAGCCCAGAAGAATTTCCATCATGAACATTGACCaggaaaaattatttatcttaGAGAACATCtgaaaagagaagaaaaggcCGAAAATATATCAGAAGTGGAAATTTAAGCAGAATGTGCCTTTAGAAATATTTCCAAAAGTATGCCAACAGAAAATGTATCATGCAAACTTCCATGCATTCTATCTTGTGTGAGAATCAATGTTGGATTCTTCATACTACTGCACTTCTCTCTTCGGATAAGCAATGCGGTTCGTAATATAAATCTTAAgtcttaatatttttacacAACTATTTAATATGCAATCAGTCAACACAGATCAACAGTTTCCAGCTTTGCCACAtctttcccaaaatatttGCACATAACTCTACAAGCATTAAAAAGAACTTCAAAAGGAaaaggattaaaaaaaagtgacaGCCATGCattcaaatattaatgaaaaagatatttaaacatttatcAATACAAAATAACAAACCTTTTTGAAGACGTAGTTCTCCAGCACTTTGTTTCTTCACTGGAGGCTTCCCATTAGCACTTTCTGCAAGTTCTCTCTGTTTTTCCTTTACTTTGAACAACCTAATCATGGTTCCTAAAGGTATAATACACTTCGTAAACAGCTATGAAGCATAGAGACAATATAAGAAACATGAGGGTATCTTCTAGCAGAAATATACTATGTACTACTTCCAAATTCCAATTATAAAGTACGAGCATTTTCATTTGCTCAAGCACTTCAAGTACAGTGTCAAACATCAaccaattatatatacaaaaagcTCATTCAGGGAAGCATTACATGCCCATGCTTGAGTGCAGATTACAATGATTTCTCTGACAAATAAATGGGCTAGTAACAGCAAATAATCAAGTAGACTAAGATACACGGTATCTCAATTAGATTGCATGGATAGGAATATGATATACGACCTTCATCAGCTACAAAGTGCATGTATTAAACGGCAAGAAAAGTGAATGTTATTACCAGTAAAAGTAAGGTGTAAACCATGTCTATCAAACATCCAAGTACGAATAACTGAAGAAACACTACAAGTTTGGTTCGAATAAGACCAATTGTTGTTACtaaaaacaagataaaaaattaaagaagtcAAATCAACAGAGCACAGGTACTCCATAGTCCATACAATTCTAATCTAAGCAAATCATAAACTTTTGAGAGAAGCATTAATGAGCATATGGTAATTTCATTgggaatttctatttttttggggaaaatgCAAACTATCCTGAAATGTCTGTGTAGTATAGATGACCAGAGTTTGtgattatgcaaaataaattagacATGTGAACCTTATACTTCTTCGTGCAATCACAACTCTTTTATGATGGAAGAGTTTTCAATATAAGACATAAATCATACCTACATTAAGCTATGGTATTAAGTATTAACTACACAAAACTCAACAGATAGCTAGTCACATCACGATTTCAATGCTTTGATTTACAAGTTTATCTTCTCACAAGAAACACTTTATGAAACTTGGATTCCATGCTTCCTTcagagtaaataaataataaattttgattcagCAAAGCATTGGTCTTGAGGTCCTGTAGCTGAATATCGATTCTAGAACAAATCAATGCTAAAGGTGAAGTGTCAATTGCACTCAAACAGCTCACACACAGCACGCACATGAAAATTAACTAAAGACCTAGCTACCGAAAATGTACTGAAAAGATTGGGATATCGAAACCTAACATAGCAATCgttcaaaattgaataacaattaagaaaaacaCTCCAACGATAACGGTCAAAGAAGAGTCAAAATCACAATAAGGAAAGATGTAAACGGTAGATAATGGATTACTGATGAAAACACAACGAGTTGAGAAAGATTCAATAGCTCCAATACGCTAAATGGGGGAGATTAAATATTCAGAACCGTGAAAAACGGAGATATGTAGAAAAGGATTGGGTTTACGGAACAATTAAAGGTGATCGGGAAATTACACCTTTTCTGTGTGAAGGAAAATCAAGGGATGGATGAATTGATTTGAAGGGTTTCAGAGTTGAGAGCGACAACCAGAGGAGAATCTGTGAAATGCCGCTGAAAGAGATTATTGCTTTGAATTCATTTTCAATTgcttaaaaatttttttgttattttttttatttcaaaacataTACGTTTTgatctaaaattaattttaataaaattaacattcaCATATGATTTGctcaaattattgatttaattttaaatttaattaatcgatTAATCTAACTAATTTCATATtaacatttataaaatattttttagctacattaaaatatattaatattcataaaGTATTTTACTAcgtataattaaaaatattgaaatctataaaatattttttaatctataataaaaataaaatagaattaaaatttataaatattcaaatttataaaatattttttcacatataattaaaataaaataaaatataagtaaatatttttcacctataataaaataaaatattcaaattaatatttttattctatgtagaaaaatatttataaattttttatattaaattaattaggttGATCTGACTAATTAGATTCATAATCAAGTCactaatttggtcaaatcaCGTTTGACCGTTAAGTTTAATGGAAAATATTAACTTTGAACCAAAACATATTGATTGAACAAAAAGGTAGTAATAAACTTAATGTAAAGGACCTAAAAGTTTTTTACAAATGACCAAATTTGGACTAtagtattttcaattttatcataaacTAGTGTTAACCCCCGCCTATGCGCGACTCAAAAAACGAAATAACACACGAAATAAAATACAGAAACaacatatgataaaaaaaaataataaaaatccaTATACTAATAGTGGGTCATGTTCAAATACATAGATCCAATCCACAACTAAGACCAATCCTACGCCATTAAATCTTAAAATGAGtaatgagattaaatctcatggatttcaataaatagtagacaaaatataaacaaaaaggTAAGATTGTCAATTTGTtataatatacttaattttcatggtttttttttatcaacatagcgtattacaaatattaatacaatGACATGAGAATTTCAGCACAAATACACGAAAATATTAATAcagttttattgattttgaacattcattatattaaaattttgtgatgcatttattgataaaaaacatgtttatcaacatatacgaaaattgaaataaaaattataaaattttatcatttgatCATCGTCGAAagtatgcaattgagatctcgttacaatccttataaaattatctttgatttgacatagtttttacgaaaaaataatttacttcCAGAGagatacaaaaatttaaagttttaagataattttgaGGAGAGAAAAAGAAGTTAGTTTTAACTAACATATAGTATAAGAATTGATATCAATTCTCTTTAtgtttatttacta is a window from the Salvia hispanica cultivar TCC Black 2014 chromosome 1, UniMelb_Shisp_WGS_1.0, whole genome shotgun sequence genome containing:
- the LOC125201174 gene encoding NEDD8-conjugating enzyme Ubc12-like; translation: MIRLFKVKEKQRELAESANGKPPVKKQSAGELRLQKDISELNLPKTCTISFPNGKDELMTFEVTIRPDEGYYLSGTFVFSFQISPIYPHEAPKVKCKTKVYHPNIDLDGNVCLNILREDWKPVLNINTIIYGLYHLFTEPNHEDPLNHDAAAVLRDNPKMFESNARRAMAGGYVGQTFFPRCI